A window of Juglans regia cultivar Chandler chromosome 7, Walnut 2.0, whole genome shotgun sequence contains these coding sequences:
- the LOC108979813 gene encoding protein FAR1-RELATED SEQUENCE 5-like, with protein sequence MIDHQSLQGFDLDESELDMQDETYEKDGMIEDGLPNNLNSCASEADTISEQSVEDLPIAEALEPYIGMEFNSRDEARDFYVVYGRRSGFIVRIHHNRRSRVNNQVIGQDFVCSKEGFRAKKYVHRKDRVLPPPPITREGCQAMIRLALRDGTKWIITKFVKEHNHKLMSPSKVPCRGSGKHLVSEDEKDKRIRELSLELYNERQKCKRRCAAYEEQLKMILKDLEKHTEHISKTVADVVQSIKDIEDERSESDSG encoded by the exons ATGATAGATCATCAATCTCTTCAGGGATTTGACTTAGATGAAAGTGAGCTAGATATGCAAGATGAAACTTATGAAAAAGATGGAATGATAGAAGATGGGCTTCCAAATAACTTAAACTCGTGTGCAAGTGAAGCTGACACGATATCAGAGCAGTCTGTTGAAGATTTACCTATTGCCGAAGCTTTAGAACCATACATAGGCATGGAGTTCAACTCACGAGATGAGGCTAGGGATTTCTATGTTGTGTATGGTAGACGTAGTGGTTTCATTGTACGAATACACCATAACCGTCGCTCGCGAGTAAACAATCAAGTTATTGGTCAGGATTTTGTTTGTTCAAAAGAAGGCTTTCGTGCAAAAAAGTATGTTCACAGAAAAGACAGAGTTCTTCCCCCACCTCCTATTACCAGAGAGGGCTGCCAAGCAATGATAAGGCTCGCTTTAAGGGATGGAACAAAGTGGATTATCACCAAATTTGTGAAAGAGCACAATCATAAGCTAATGAGCCCCAGTAAAGTCCCATGCCGGGGATCTGGAAAGCACCTAGTCAGTGAG GACGAGAAAGATAAGAGAATTCGGGAACTATCCCTTGAGTTGTATAATGAGAGGCAAAAGTGTAAGCGAAGGTGTGCTGCATATGAAGaacaattaaaaatgattttgaaagaTTTGGAAAAACATACAGAACACATATCGAAAACAGTTGCTGATGTAGTTCAGAGCATAAAAGATATTGAAGATGAACGATCGGAGTCAGACAGTGGATAG